From Erwinia sp. HDF1-3R, one genomic window encodes:
- the aaeB gene encoding p-hydroxybenzoic acid efflux pump subunit AaeB, translating into MQWYRLRFPIKLTFAIVLALVIGFHFNLQTPRWAVMTACIVAGGTAFAAGGDPFSGALRHRGMLRIIGTFIGCIASLVIMIATIRAPVVMLLLCCLWAGFCVWLSSLIKVENSYALGLAGYTALIIVVSLNANGSVLVAPQFAVERCSEIIIGIVCAILADMLFSPRSIKQDLDREVDALLVDHYHLMQLCVAPAPKEEVDKALTGLVRRTTAVNGMRSHLMMESGRWHNIDRRLRALNTLSLTLITQAAEAFVIQDTREAYLPPQFHLLFEKPATTVAEVHKQMKVLRRVISASGSKNTPVTIANWVGAATRYLLLLKGIHTNARISSMEEEVLNGEPVVKMRSAETRHALVNGIRTFVATAIGSLFWLWSGWSSGSGAMVMLAVVTALAMRMPNPLMMAKDFLYGMIVAIPLGSLYYMFIMPSTQQSMLLLCIAMGVMAFVAGILIQRRQIGTLGALVGTVNVLTLDNPMTFNVSAFLDNALGQAIGCFLALLVILLIRDTSKDRIGRTLLNRFMYSAVSALTTNQLRRRENHLPALYQQLFMLLNMFPGDINKYRIALTLIISHQRLREAEIPVNADLSAYHKQLRHTADRVVASGSDTKRRRNFEQLLAELDIYQDKLQQYDAPLSATEPVQRLREMLKKYQSTLIQI; encoded by the coding sequence ATGCAGTGGTATCGTCTGCGATTTCCGATCAAACTCACCTTTGCCATTGTGCTGGCACTGGTGATTGGCTTTCACTTTAATCTGCAAACGCCGCGCTGGGCCGTCATGACGGCCTGTATCGTTGCGGGCGGCACGGCATTTGCGGCCGGCGGCGATCCCTTTTCCGGTGCGCTACGTCACCGTGGCATGCTGCGTATTATCGGCACCTTTATCGGCTGCATCGCCTCGCTGGTGATCATGATCGCCACCATTCGCGCACCGGTCGTTATGCTGCTGTTGTGCTGTCTGTGGGCAGGATTCTGCGTCTGGCTCTCCTCACTGATCAAAGTTGAGAACTCCTATGCATTGGGTCTGGCGGGCTACACCGCGCTGATTATCGTGGTAAGTCTGAATGCCAATGGTTCGGTACTGGTGGCACCGCAGTTTGCCGTTGAACGCTGTAGCGAAATCATCATAGGGATCGTCTGCGCTATCCTCGCCGATATGCTGTTCTCTCCGCGCTCCATTAAGCAGGATCTCGATCGGGAAGTGGATGCGCTGCTGGTGGATCACTATCATCTGATGCAGCTCTGCGTCGCGCCTGCGCCGAAAGAGGAGGTCGATAAGGCCCTGACCGGACTGGTGCGTCGCACAACCGCCGTTAACGGCATGCGTAGCCACCTGATGATGGAGTCGGGAAGATGGCATAACATCGATCGACGCCTGCGTGCTTTAAACACGCTTTCGCTGACGCTGATTACCCAGGCGGCTGAGGCCTTTGTTATCCAGGACACACGTGAGGCTTACCTGCCGCCGCAGTTTCATCTGTTATTTGAAAAACCGGCCACTACGGTGGCAGAAGTCCACAAACAGATGAAGGTGCTGCGTAGAGTCATCAGCGCCAGCGGCAGTAAAAATACCCCGGTCACTATCGCAAACTGGGTGGGTGCAGCAACCCGCTATCTGCTTCTGCTTAAGGGCATTCACACCAACGCCCGCATCAGCAGTATGGAAGAAGAGGTTCTGAATGGTGAGCCGGTAGTGAAAATGCGTTCTGCGGAAACACGACACGCGCTGGTTAACGGTATCCGCACCTTTGTTGCCACTGCTATCGGCTCGCTGTTCTGGCTCTGGTCAGGCTGGTCGTCGGGGAGTGGTGCCATGGTTATGCTGGCGGTCGTCACCGCGCTGGCGATGCGCATGCCCAATCCGCTGATGATGGCGAAAGACTTCCTCTACGGGATGATTGTTGCCATTCCGCTCGGCTCGCTTTACTACATGTTCATCATGCCATCGACACAACAGAGTATGCTGTTGTTGTGCATCGCGATGGGGGTAATGGCATTTGTTGCCGGGATCCTTATTCAGCGTCGGCAGATTGGCACGCTGGGCGCACTGGTTGGCACGGTCAACGTACTGACGCTTGATAACCCGATGACCTTTAACGTGAGCGCCTTTCTGGATAACGCGCTTGGCCAGGCCATTGGCTGCTTTCTGGCGCTGCTGGTGATCCTGCTTATTCGTGATACGTCAAAAGACCGCATTGGCCGCACGCTGCTTAACCGCTTTATGTACTCTGCGGTTTCGGCCCTGACGACAAATCAGCTCAGACGGCGGGAAAATCACCTGCCCGCGCTTTACCAGCAGTTGTTTATGCTGCTCAATATGTTCCCAGGCGACATTAACAAGTATCGCATCGCCCTGACGCTGATTATCAGCCATCAGCGGCTGCGTGAGGCAGAAATTCCGGTCAATGCCGATCTGTCGGCCTACCATAAACAGCTGCGCCACACCGCAGACCGCGTCGTCGCCTCCGGCAGTGATACGAAGCGTCGGCGTAATTTTGAGCAGCTGCTGGCGGAGCTGGACATTTACCAGGACAAACTCCAGCAGTATGACGCGCCACTCAGCGCCACCGAGCCGGTGCAGCGGCTCAGGGAGATGCTGAAAAAGTACCAAAGCACGCTGATTCAGATTTAA
- the aaeA gene encoding p-hydroxybenzoic acid efflux pump subunit AaeA, giving the protein MKALTRKISRFAITLILVIVAVIVIFRAWVFYTESPWTRDAKFTADIVAIAPDVSGLITDVRVHDNQLVKKDQVLFVVDQPRYQQALNQAEADVAYYQTLVSEKRREAARRNQLGVSAMSREAIDQANNEYQTTEHQLAKATATRDTAQLDLTRTVVKAPADGWITNLNVYRGEFITRGSTAVALVQAHTFYILAYMEETKLEGVRPGYRVEITPLGSNRVLHGTVDSIAAGVTNSSSTIDSKGMATIDSNLEWVRLAQRVPVRIRLDQQQGNIYPSGTTATVVITGARDRQTSDMSPMMKLMHRLREFG; this is encoded by the coding sequence GTGAAAGCGCTAACAAGAAAAATTTCCCGGTTTGCCATTACCCTTATTCTGGTCATCGTAGCCGTCATTGTCATCTTCCGTGCCTGGGTGTTTTACACCGAGTCGCCCTGGACGCGTGATGCTAAATTTACCGCTGATATCGTGGCGATAGCCCCGGATGTTAGCGGTCTGATCACCGACGTTCGCGTACACGACAACCAGCTGGTGAAAAAAGATCAGGTGCTGTTTGTGGTTGATCAGCCGCGTTATCAGCAGGCGCTGAATCAGGCCGAAGCCGACGTCGCCTATTATCAGACGCTGGTCAGTGAAAAACGACGTGAGGCTGCCCGCCGTAACCAGCTGGGCGTCTCTGCGATGTCGCGGGAAGCGATCGACCAGGCGAACAATGAATACCAGACTACCGAGCATCAGCTGGCAAAGGCCACGGCAACCCGTGATACCGCGCAGCTCGATTTAACCCGTACCGTAGTGAAAGCCCCTGCTGATGGCTGGATTACCAACCTTAACGTCTACCGCGGTGAGTTCATTACCCGGGGATCGACGGCGGTGGCGCTGGTGCAGGCGCATACTTTCTACATCCTCGCCTATATGGAAGAGACTAAGCTGGAGGGCGTTCGGCCGGGCTATCGCGTAGAGATTACGCCGCTGGGCAGTAATCGCGTGCTGCACGGCACCGTTGACAGTATTGCGGCTGGGGTGACCAACAGCAGCAGCACGATAGACAGTAAAGGCATGGCTACCATCGACTCAAACCTTGAGTGGGTGCGTCTGGCGCAGCGTGTGCCCGTCCGTATCCGTCTGGATCAGCAGCAGGGTAATATTTATCCTTCCGGTACCACTGCAACGGTAGTGATAACGGGTGCGCGCGATCGTCAGACCAGTGATATGTCACCCATGATGAAACTGATGCATCGCCTGCGTGAGTTCGGCTAA
- the aaeX gene encoding p-hydroxybenzoic acid efflux pump operon protein AaeX: MSMLPVIVIFGLSFPPIFFEIIVSLMLFWLVRRLLTPTGIYDLVWHPALFNTALYCCLFYLVSRLFV, translated from the coding sequence ATGAGTATGCTTCCGGTTATTGTAATATTTGGGCTCTCCTTTCCGCCCATATTCTTTGAAATCATAGTGTCACTGATGCTGTTCTGGCTGGTGCGTCGTCTGCTTACGCCAACCGGGATCTACGATTTGGTCTGGCATCCCGCACTGTTTAATACAGCACTCTACTGCTGCCTATTTTATCTGGTTTCCCGATTGTTTGTCTGA